CTTCCCCAAGCCGGTCAAGCTGGGCATCAGGGCCGTAGCTTGGGCGGAAAGTGAGATCCTCTCCTGGCAACAGGCTCAGATCGCAAAGCGCGATGCGTTAGGCGCTAAAACAGGGGATCGATAGCCATGGGAAATAGAAAACATAAACAAAACGGCCGCTCTAAATCAGAAGG
Above is a genomic segment from Cohaesibacter intestini containing:
- a CDS encoding helix-turn-helix transcriptional regulator; the encoded protein is MTEKFLRLPDVEIRVGLRRSAIYEAMKENSFPKPVKLGIRAVAWAESEILSWQQAQIAKRDALGAKTGDR